From Candidatus Neomarinimicrobiota bacterium, the proteins below share one genomic window:
- a CDS encoding potassium channel family protein, with translation MNLRRQLKNIARQRYIPVLTGLLAVPFLGSLVILLVDPDSFHSLQEALWWAFVTITTVGYGDLVPGPGLPRIVAVLIMFGGITFVSMLTATISSAFVARKIREGKGLATVTVSNHIIICGWNEQAINLIESIISLFENHDLCSIVLINELPEEEVNNIIFQYKNANIQYVRGDFTKEFVLERANIRDARSVLIIPNDLDIQGDPDEKTVLATLSIKSISPKTPVIAFVNHSENRSHLKRANADEVIVRDEYSGFILASSVLMPGVPQAYFQLMNHKVNPSMYREKMPPALLGKTFKEASQFFREKDKAILIGVVSEKKSVSFSDFLSSDTSHLDAFIERKLRMAGHSMEDKSRINIQLNPEDDYIISDDDLAVLIR, from the coding sequence ATGAATTTACGCCGGCAACTTAAAAACATTGCCCGCCAACGTTACATACCCGTCCTGACCGGTTTACTGGCCGTTCCCTTTCTGGGATCCCTGGTGATTTTACTGGTGGATCCTGACAGCTTTCACTCACTGCAGGAAGCCCTGTGGTGGGCATTTGTCACCATCACCACCGTGGGGTACGGGGATCTGGTTCCCGGACCGGGTTTGCCACGGATTGTGGCGGTTTTGATCATGTTCGGCGGAATCACTTTTGTTTCCATGCTCACAGCAACTATTTCATCGGCATTTGTCGCCCGAAAAATCAGGGAGGGTAAAGGTTTGGCTACCGTAACTGTTTCCAATCATATCATCATCTGCGGCTGGAATGAGCAGGCCATCAATCTGATTGAATCCATCATCTCCCTCTTTGAAAATCATGACCTGTGCTCCATCGTCCTGATCAATGAGCTGCCGGAAGAAGAGGTGAACAATATCATTTTCCAGTATAAGAACGCAAATATTCAATATGTCCGGGGAGATTTCACCAAGGAATTTGTCCTGGAAAGAGCCAATATCCGGGATGCCCGGTCTGTGCTGATCATTCCGAATGACCTGGATATTCAGGGGGATCCGGATGAAAAAACCGTTCTGGCAACCCTTTCCATTAAGTCCATTTCTCCCAAAACACCCGTCATCGCTTTTGTGAACCACAGCGAAAACCGGTCACACCTGAAACGGGCCAATGCCGATGAAGTGATTGTCCGTGATGAATACAGCGGTTTTATCCTGGCTTCGTCAGTTCTTATGCCCGGTGTGCCCCAGGCCTATTTTCAGCTGATGAATCACAAGGTCAACCCTTCCATGTACCGGGAAAAAATGCCCCCTGCGTTGTTGGGAAAAACGTTCAAAGAAGCGTCCCAATTTTTCCGGGAAAAAGACAAAGCAATCCTTATCGGAGTGGTCAGTGAAAAGAAGAGCGTTTCTTTTTCCGATTTCCTTTCATCCGATACCAGTCATCTGGACGCCTTTATTGAACGGAAGCTCCGAATGGCGGGACACTCCATGGAAGATAAAAGCCGCATCAACATTCAACTTAACCCAGAGGATGATTATATCATCTCAGACGATGATCTGGCCGTCCTGATCCGGTGA